Proteins from a genomic interval of Paenibacillus lentus:
- a CDS encoding DUF6773 family protein: protein MRWLPWVSSQNKQVDERVVNTQNKIYKEIYMLIMLICLGSVIVKNAVLDTDRLVITEIVIMLATSLYYLIRSVSLGVYSDAVEVHDRSSKFKMSTKNIVAGSLLGLGLALFFGFRSAILYADGTMQSLWYFILVFAASLMIYIPVFLLLTFGLHTAANKASTHVNKDELE from the coding sequence ATGAGATGGCTTCCGTGGGTTTCAAGCCAGAATAAGCAAGTTGACGAGAGAGTTGTTAATACGCAGAACAAGATATATAAAGAAATATATATGCTGATTATGTTGATCTGTTTGGGATCAGTCATAGTTAAAAATGCTGTGTTGGACACGGATAGATTGGTGATTACGGAGATTGTCATTATGCTGGCCACTAGTCTGTATTATTTGATTCGATCTGTTTCCCTTGGAGTGTATTCAGATGCGGTTGAGGTTCATGATCGCAGCAGCAAATTTAAAATGAGTACCAAGAATATTGTGGCGGGCAGCCTATTAGGTTTAGGGCTGGCATTGTTTTTCGGCTTCCGCAGCGCAATTTTATATGCCGATGGGACGATGCAGTCTCTCTGGTACTTCATTCTTGTATTTGCAGCCTCCTTGATGATCTATATCCCGGTATTTTTGCTGTTGACCTTTGGCCTTCATACGGCGGCTAATAAAGCCAGTACGCATGTAAACAAGGATGAACTCGAATGA
- a CDS encoding helix-turn-helix transcriptional regulator: MKNMKMKLARVEKDLSQEQLAQLVGVSRQTIGLIELGKYNPSLSLCVAICKTLSKTLNDLFWEE; this comes from the coding sequence ATGAAAAATATGAAAATGAAGCTGGCCAGAGTTGAAAAGGACTTGTCACAGGAGCAGCTAGCTCAACTAGTCGGCGTGTCTAGGCAAACGATCGGATTAATCGAGCTGGGGAAATATAATCCTAGTTTGAGCTTGTGCGTGGCGATCTGCAAAACCTTGTCCAAGACGTTGAATGATCTTTTTTGGGAGGAATAG
- a CDS encoding DUF3829 domain-containing protein translates to MSSSVNGASVEEEHAAAKYSAYINLNNMMTGGMFDRAIESYTDEFGMSEEIYIREDFDSFTSVPGLDGLVKTVNTAVDRAAGEPSYGAADEALIQLGPAMLDLLDTMEEISNYYRDQSYIEDQFHRGRELHSQFIAQYYTYEPLADQFYNDFDEIAAQQKLKDLETLKEQDFLIRYYALSVVMRAQDIEKAFFEAEIYDENILDYNVEEYRVLFDRLVDDANQFMDYAEDPKRRKQESWTTLPEMDGALQEVIGASTDILTILETRDTSINIDNNMMSSYFSQVSRLIDAYNYNIRVDRVK, encoded by the coding sequence ATGAGCTCGAGTGTTAACGGGGCAAGCGTGGAAGAGGAGCATGCAGCTGCCAAATACAGCGCTTACATCAATTTGAACAATATGATGACGGGCGGAATGTTTGATCGAGCCATCGAGAGTTATACGGACGAATTTGGCATGAGCGAAGAAATTTATATTCGTGAAGATTTCGACAGCTTTACCTCAGTTCCGGGGTTGGATGGATTGGTAAAGACGGTAAACACGGCTGTGGATCGTGCCGCCGGTGAGCCGTCATACGGTGCGGCAGATGAAGCGCTTATTCAATTAGGGCCCGCCATGCTTGATTTGTTGGATACGATGGAGGAAATCTCCAATTACTATCGTGATCAATCCTACATAGAGGATCAATTCCATAGAGGTAGAGAATTGCACAGTCAATTCATTGCCCAATATTATACATATGAGCCCTTGGCCGATCAATTTTATAATGATTTCGACGAGATTGCCGCTCAGCAGAAGCTGAAGGATCTGGAGACGCTGAAGGAGCAGGACTTTTTAATTCGCTACTATGCGCTCAGTGTCGTTATGCGCGCCCAAGATATTGAGAAGGCTTTTTTTGAAGCGGAGATCTATGATGAGAATATTTTGGATTATAACGTAGAGGAATACCGGGTACTATTCGACAGGCTGGTCGATGATGCGAATCAGTTCATGGACTATGCGGAAGATCCCAAACGGAGAAAGCAAGAGTCCTGGACGACGCTTCCAGAGATGGACGGGGCCCTTCAAGAGGTGATCGGTGCCTCGACGGATATTTTAACGATTCTGGAGACCCGGGATACGAGCATCAATATCGATAATAACATGATGAGCAGCTATTTTTCCCAAGTGTCTCGCCTGATCGATGCTTACAACTACAATATTCGCGTCGATAGAGTTAAATAG
- a CDS encoding ATP-dependent DNA helicase, translating to MNHRVEIAVRHLVEYVFRGGSLEGGFRSASTLTEGTKAHQKIQKQYGEQDQKEVYLSIEIPNGEFVFIIDGRCDGLLVDEDGTITIDEIKSTAMELEGIDSDTFPVHWAQAKCYAYMYAKTHDIPELNIQLTYVQVDTEEHKRFMQTMTIEQLEAFVIDVIEAYAPYVEMLHHHRAKRDASIDRLAFPFPAYRKGQRKLAGSVYTSIAEGVKLFAQAPTGIGKTMSTIFPTVKAMGTGLLQGFFYLTAKTITRTAAEEALARLRAGGLHLHAVTITAKEKICFQDQVSCRKEDCIYADGYYDRVNEAILDMLSHETLIQRGVIEAYARKHRICPFEFSLDAAYAADAVICDYNYIFDPRVSLKRQFAEQKRQTALLIDEAHNLVDRSREMFSSLLSKSTFLAVQREYKAVNKGVFEAAKAVNAYFIRLRKQAEEKHFIQREAPEELLQLIEAFIQQAERELANGAIRPNPVTGSLLLETYFEAVNFAKIGKLYDERYVTYVEISSQELRIRLFCLDPSHLLREMGKGYRSHIYFSATLSPIGFYRDMLGADRDDYTVSIPSPFSSEQLEVVLLPLSTRYRDRELTMEPLATYLQQLTEGRPGNYLFFFPSYAYMNMVYERFMAGDPLVETILQHGEMSEEERESYLAAFEEGDGGETLVGFAVMGGIFSEGIDLVGNRLTGVVIVGVGLPQIGPERNIMRDYFDHTGRNGYDYAYVFPGMNKVLQAGGRLIRSEQDTGLLVLVDDRYLQPHYARLLPAEWSDYAIIKF from the coding sequence GTGAATCATCGGGTAGAAATAGCTGTCCGCCATCTTGTAGAGTATGTATTCCGGGGCGGCAGCTTGGAAGGAGGCTTCCGTAGCGCCTCCACGCTGACGGAAGGGACGAAGGCGCATCAGAAGATACAGAAGCAATACGGCGAGCAGGATCAAAAGGAAGTCTATTTGTCTATAGAAATCCCCAATGGCGAGTTCGTATTCATCATAGATGGCCGCTGTGACGGTCTGTTAGTGGATGAGGATGGGACGATCACAATCGATGAGATTAAGTCAACAGCGATGGAGCTGGAGGGGATTGATTCGGACACCTTTCCGGTTCATTGGGCTCAGGCCAAATGCTATGCGTATATGTATGCCAAGACTCATGACATACCTGAACTGAACATTCAGCTCACATATGTTCAGGTGGATACGGAAGAGCATAAAAGATTCATGCAAACGATGACGATCGAGCAGTTGGAAGCCTTCGTGATAGACGTGATTGAGGCGTATGCGCCTTACGTTGAAATGCTGCACCACCATCGGGCAAAGCGGGATGCAAGCATCGATCGCTTGGCATTTCCTTTCCCTGCTTATCGGAAAGGGCAGCGGAAGCTGGCAGGATCGGTGTATACGAGTATCGCCGAAGGAGTTAAGCTATTCGCTCAGGCGCCGACGGGAATTGGTAAGACGATGTCCACGATTTTTCCGACCGTCAAGGCTATGGGAACGGGGCTGCTGCAGGGTTTCTTCTATCTCACCGCCAAGACAATTACCCGGACAGCTGCCGAGGAAGCTTTAGCCCGGCTGCGAGCTGGCGGATTGCATCTTCACGCGGTAACTATTACGGCGAAGGAGAAGATCTGCTTTCAGGATCAGGTAAGCTGCCGGAAAGAGGATTGCATTTATGCTGACGGTTATTATGACCGAGTAAATGAAGCCATATTGGATATGCTCAGTCATGAGACGCTCATTCAACGCGGAGTCATAGAGGCATATGCACGCAAGCACCGCATCTGCCCGTTTGAATTTTCGCTGGATGCGGCTTACGCTGCAGATGCGGTGATTTGCGATTATAATTATATTTTTGATCCTCGGGTATCCTTGAAAAGGCAGTTCGCCGAGCAGAAGCGGCAAACTGCGTTGCTGATTGATGAAGCGCATAATTTAGTGGATCGGTCCAGAGAGATGTTCTCCAGCCTGCTTAGCAAATCGACATTTCTTGCGGTGCAGCGAGAGTATAAGGCTGTGAATAAGGGCGTATTCGAAGCCGCCAAGGCGGTGAATGCTTATTTTATACGGCTGCGCAAGCAGGCGGAGGAGAAGCACTTCATCCAGCGAGAGGCTCCGGAGGAGTTGCTGCAGCTGATCGAAGCATTCATCCAGCAAGCCGAGCGCGAGCTGGCAAATGGCGCGATCCGCCCAAATCCGGTGACGGGATCGCTGCTGCTCGAGACGTATTTTGAAGCTGTTAACTTCGCTAAAATCGGGAAGCTGTATGATGAGCGCTATGTGACGTACGTGGAAATTTCCAGCCAGGAGTTGCGGATAAGGCTATTTTGCCTAGATCCCTCTCATTTGCTGAGGGAAATGGGCAAGGGGTATCGCTCGCATATTTATTTTTCGGCAACGCTGTCTCCAATCGGCTTCTACAGAGATATGCTGGGAGCAGATCGTGACGATTATACGGTATCTATTCCATCTCCCTTTTCCAGCGAGCAGTTGGAGGTTGTGCTACTGCCTCTGTCGACGCGTTATCGCGATCGTGAACTGACGATGGAGCCGCTGGCAACATATTTGCAGCAGTTAACAGAAGGACGCCCGGGGAATTATTTATTCTTTTTTCCCTCCTATGCCTATATGAATATGGTCTATGAGCGCTTCATGGCCGGAGATCCTCTAGTAGAAACGATTCTACAGCATGGTGAAATGTCGGAGGAGGAACGGGAGAGTTATTTAGCAGCTTTTGAAGAAGGTGATGGTGGCGAGACGTTGGTGGGATTCGCTGTCATGGGCGGGATATTCTCGGAAGGCATCGATTTGGTTGGGAACCGTTTGACTGGTGTAGTCATTGTCGGCGTAGGCCTGCCGCAAATCGGCCCGGAACGGAATATTATGCGAGACTATTTTGATCATACGGGCAGAAATGGATATGACTATGCCTATGTGTTCCCGGGTATGAATAAGGTATTGCAGGCAGGAGGACGACTCATTCGTTCTGAGCAGGATACTGGATTGCTGGTGCTGGTGGATGACCGGTATTTGCAGCCGCATTATGCCAGATTGCTGCCCGCGGAGTGGAGCGATTACGCTATAATTAAATTCTAA